In Ruminococcaceae bacterium BL-6, a genomic segment contains:
- a CDS encoding DtxR family transcriptional regulator has product MKIQESAENYLEAILMLQDQRGYVRSVDIAGQLQVTKPSVSRAMSLLRENGYIIMEKNGRISLTERGMEIAAHVYERHRILTAYLTGLGVNPRTAANDACRVEHVISQETFEKIKQLVN; this is encoded by the coding sequence ATGAAAATCCAGGAGTCCGCGGAAAATTATCTGGAAGCGATTTTGATGCTCCAGGACCAGCGCGGCTATGTGCGCTCGGTGGATATCGCAGGCCAGCTTCAAGTGACAAAGCCGAGCGTCAGCCGCGCCATGAGCCTTCTGCGGGAGAACGGTTACATCATCATGGAAAAGAACGGCCGGATTTCCCTGACGGAGCGCGGCATGGAAATCGCCGCGCACGTCTACGAACGCCACCGCATTCTGACCGCTTACCTGACGGGGCTCGGCGTAAATCCCCGCACGGCCGCGAACGATGCCTGCCGGGTAGAGCACGTCATCAGCCAGGAAACCTTTGAAAAGATCAAGCAGCTCGTCAACTAA
- a CDS encoding Flavodoxin, protein MISKNLKGSAISMAKVAVVYWSGTGNTEAMANLVAEGAKEAGAEVSVYTAAEFTPELADQFERIAFGCPSMGTEQLEESEFEPMFSSVQAKLASKKIALFGSYGWGDGEWMRTWESGLQDGGVAVLGTVIANEAPDDEASENCRTLGKQLAAA, encoded by the coding sequence ATGATAAGCAAAAATTTGAAAGGTAGTGCGATAAGTATGGCAAAAGTGGCAGTTGTATATTGGAGCGGAACGGGAAACACGGAAGCGATGGCGAACCTGGTTGCCGAAGGCGCCAAAGAAGCCGGAGCCGAGGTTTCCGTTTATACGGCGGCGGAATTCACCCCCGAGCTTGCGGACCAGTTCGAACGCATCGCGTTCGGCTGCCCCTCAATGGGTACGGAGCAGCTGGAGGAAAGCGAGTTTGAACCCATGTTCTCTTCGGTTCAGGCTAAGCTGGCCTCGAAAAAGATCGCGCTGTTCGGCTCTTATGGCTGGGGCGACGGCGAATGGATGCGCACCTGGGAGAGCGGCCTTCAGGACGGCGGCGTCGCGGTGCTCGGCACGGTGATTGCAAACGAAGCGCCGGATGACGAAGCTTCGGAAAACTGCAGAACGCTCGGCAAACAGCTGGCAGCCGCCTGA
- a CDS encoding conserved protein of unknown function (Evidence 4 : Unknown function but conserved in other organisms), with the protein MFEKSLIEQCSSTLAGLKPANLFSYTGPDRELVPEYIRFWNQKLNPRGVFLTVLHRGGTHALVYVYRKGTLARELARPGAADFLAGYGYDCSDLSACISLLRDRIARAGAFPHEIGLFLGYPLEDVTEFIKNRGQNCKCCGFWKVYSNEGETKKLFTKYVKCRQIYTRLFCGGRSVVQLTIAAS; encoded by the coding sequence ATGTTTGAAAAATCATTGATCGAGCAATGTTCTTCCACGCTCGCCGGGCTGAAGCCGGCAAACCTGTTCAGCTATACGGGGCCGGACCGGGAGCTTGTCCCGGAATACATCCGCTTCTGGAATCAAAAGCTGAACCCGCGCGGCGTGTTTCTGACCGTCCTGCACCGCGGCGGGACGCACGCACTCGTTTATGTCTACCGCAAGGGTACGCTTGCGCGCGAGCTTGCGCGGCCCGGGGCGGCGGATTTCCTTGCGGGGTACGGATATGACTGTTCGGATCTTTCCGCATGTATCAGCCTTCTGCGGGACCGGATCGCGCGGGCCGGCGCCTTTCCCCACGAGATCGGCCTTTTTCTGGGCTACCCGCTGGAGGACGTAACCGAATTTATCAAAAATCGCGGACAGAATTGTAAATGCTGCGGATTCTGGAAGGTTTATTCCAATGAAGGGGAAACAAAAAAGCTTTTCACCAAATATGTGAAATGCAGACAGATCTATACGAGGCTGTTTTGCGGCGGAAGATCGGTGGTACAGCTGACGATCGCCGCTTCATGA
- a CDS encoding conserved protein of unknown function (Evidence 4 : Unknown function but conserved in other organisms), translating into MSVVIIGGHDRMVCTYKDICRQFNCTAKVFTQQPANLRTQIGRPDLLVLFTSTVSHQMVHSALQMTKNTNTEIVRSHSSSSCALKNILSAYC; encoded by the coding sequence ATGAGCGTTGTTATTATCGGCGGGCACGACCGGATGGTGTGTACCTACAAGGACATCTGCAGGCAGTTCAACTGCACCGCGAAAGTGTTCACCCAGCAGCCCGCGAATTTAAGGACCCAGATCGGCCGGCCCGATCTTCTGGTGCTGTTCACGAGCACCGTATCGCACCAGATGGTGCACAGCGCGCTGCAGATGACGAAAAACACCAATACCGAGATCGTGCGCTCCCACAGCAGCAGCTCCTGCGCGCTGAAAAATATTTTATCGGCCTACTGCTGA
- a CDS encoding FeoB-associated Cys-rich membrane protein — translation MSTIIVGAIILAILIFAGYKTFKTHKSGGCGCGCDGCSACCPPDERKKE, via the coding sequence ATGTCTACGATTATTGTCGGTGCGATTATTCTCGCAATCCTCATTTTTGCCGGGTACAAAACTTTTAAAACCCATAAATCCGGCGGGTGCGGATGCGGATGCGACGGATGCAGCGCATGCTGCCCGCCGGACGAACGGAAAAAGGAATAA
- a CDS encoding Ferrous iron transport protein B yields MSIKIALAGNPNCGKTTLFNDLTGSSQYVGNWPGVTVEKKEGKLKGHKDVIITDLPGIYSLSPYTPEEVVSRNYLINEAPDVIVNLVDASNIERNLYLTTQLVEIGIPVVIALNMIDIVRKKGDKIDVKKLGQMLGCEVVETSALKGIGKKELIDCALNAARHAENKPVPRTFGKEVEAALQKVSEAVPSLQNNPHARWFTIKLFERDEKVMEQFKLDGSTKSRLEAAISECETQLDDDSESIITNERYQYIAQVIGDCVRKKKEGLTTSDKVDRIVTNRILALPIFVVIMFLVYYLSISTVGTMGSDWVNDELFGNIIPPAVEGFLASIGTAEWLNSLILDGIIAGVGAVLGFLPQMLVLFFCMAILEDCGYMARIAFIMDRIFRRFGLSGKSFIPILIGTGCGVPGIMASRTIENDRDRKLTIITTTFIPCSAKLPIIALIAGALFPRNPWIAPSAYFVGMAAIIVSGIILKKVRLFAGEPSPFVMELPAYHFPSPKNVLLHMWDRAKAFVRKAGTVILLATVLVWLLSTFNWRFQMVDLEQSMLAVIGNAIAPLFAPLGWGNWKAAVATVTGLIAKENVVGTFGILYGFSEVAEDGQEVWQSLQASFTQLSGYSFLMFNLLCAPCFAAIGAVRNEMGSAKWTWFSVGYQCVFAYVVSLITYQLGMAFSGGGFGVGTVVAIILTVALIYLLCRKVSDPNELGGSVKKKAAI; encoded by the coding sequence ATGTCAATCAAAATCGCTCTTGCGGGAAACCCGAACTGCGGTAAAACCACCCTGTTCAACGACCTGACCGGTTCGTCGCAGTACGTGGGAAACTGGCCGGGCGTAACCGTGGAAAAAAAGGAAGGAAAGCTGAAAGGGCACAAGGATGTCATCATCACCGACCTTCCCGGAATCTATTCGCTGTCTCCGTATACGCCGGAAGAAGTTGTCAGCAGAAACTATCTGATCAACGAAGCCCCCGACGTCATCGTCAATCTGGTGGATGCGTCCAACATCGAACGGAACCTGTACCTGACCACGCAGCTGGTGGAAATCGGGATTCCGGTGGTCATTGCGCTGAACATGATCGATATCGTCCGCAAGAAAGGCGATAAGATCGACGTGAAAAAGCTCGGCCAGATGCTCGGCTGTGAAGTGGTGGAAACCTCCGCCCTGAAAGGGATCGGCAAAAAAGAGCTGATCGACTGCGCGCTGAACGCCGCGCGTCACGCGGAAAACAAACCGGTTCCGCGCACCTTCGGCAAAGAGGTGGAAGCCGCGCTTCAGAAGGTGTCTGAAGCGGTGCCTTCCCTGCAGAATAACCCGCATGCCCGGTGGTTCACCATTAAGCTGTTCGAGCGCGACGAAAAGGTGATGGAGCAGTTCAAGCTGGACGGAAGCACAAAATCCCGGCTGGAAGCCGCGATCAGCGAGTGTGAGACACAGCTGGACGACGACTCCGAATCCATCATCACGAATGAGCGCTATCAATACATCGCGCAGGTCATCGGTGACTGCGTGCGCAAAAAGAAAGAGGGCCTCACCACTTCCGATAAAGTCGACCGCATTGTGACGAACCGGATTCTGGCGCTTCCGATCTTCGTCGTCATCATGTTCCTCGTTTATTACCTCTCTATTTCGACCGTCGGCACCATGGGCTCCGACTGGGTCAACGATGAGCTGTTCGGCAACATCATCCCGCCCGCCGTGGAGGGCTTTCTGGCCTCCATCGGCACGGCGGAATGGCTGAACTCCCTGATCCTCGACGGCATCATCGCCGGCGTCGGCGCGGTGCTCGGGTTCCTTCCCCAGATGCTGGTGCTGTTTTTCTGCATGGCGATCCTGGAGGACTGCGGCTATATGGCGCGCATCGCGTTCATCATGGACCGCATCTTCCGCCGGTTCGGCCTTTCGGGCAAATCCTTTATCCCGATTCTGATCGGCACCGGCTGCGGCGTCCCCGGCATCATGGCCTCGAGAACCATTGAGAACGACCGCGACCGCAAGCTCACCATCATCACCACCACATTTATTCCGTGCAGCGCGAAGCTGCCGATCATCGCGCTGATCGCCGGCGCGCTGTTCCCGAGAAACCCGTGGATCGCCCCTTCCGCTTATTTCGTCGGCATGGCCGCGATCATCGTTTCGGGCATCATCCTGAAGAAAGTGCGGCTCTTTGCGGGCGAGCCTTCCCCGTTCGTCATGGAGCTTCCCGCCTACCATTTTCCAAGCCCGAAAAACGTGCTGCTCCACATGTGGGACCGCGCAAAAGCCTTTGTCCGCAAAGCGGGGACCGTTATCCTGCTGGCAACCGTGCTGGTATGGCTGCTGAGCACGTTTAACTGGAGATTCCAGATGGTGGACCTCGAGCAGTCCATGCTGGCCGTCATAGGCAATGCGATCGCCCCCCTGTTTGCTCCGCTCGGCTGGGGCAACTGGAAAGCGGCCGTCGCCACGGTGACAGGCCTGATCGCGAAGGAAAACGTCGTCGGCACGTTCGGTATCCTGTATGGCTTCTCCGAAGTGGCGGAAGATGGCCAGGAGGTTTGGCAGAGCCTGCAGGCTTCCTTCACCCAGCTCAGCGGCTACTCTTTCCTCATGTTCAACCTTCTGTGCGCGCCCTGCTTTGCCGCAATCGGCGCCGTCCGCAACGAGATGGGGTCCGCCAAATGGACCTGGTTCTCCGTCGGATATCAGTGCGTGTTCGCCTATGTTGTCTCCTTGATCACCTACCAGCTCGGCATGGCCTTCAGCGGCGGTGGGTTCGGGGTTGGAACCGTAGTCGCCATCATTCTTACGGTGGCACTGATTTACCTGCTGTGCCGGAAAGTATCCGACCCGAATGAACTTGGCGGCTCTGTGAAAAAGAAAGCGGCGATTTAA
- a CDS encoding Ferrous iron transport protein A: protein MKTLRDARTGETVTVSKLNGAGAIKRRIMDMGITKGTQIFIRKVAPLGDPIEVNVRNYELSLRKADAEMIEVV from the coding sequence ATGAAGACCCTGAGAGACGCCAGAACCGGGGAAACCGTTACGGTAAGCAAGCTGAACGGCGCCGGTGCGATCAAGCGCAGAATTATGGATATGGGGATCACCAAAGGCACCCAGATTTTCATTCGTAAGGTTGCGCCGCTTGGCGACCCGATTGAAGTGAACGTCAGGAACTATGAGCTGAGTCTTCGCAAGGCGGACGCTGAAATGATCGAAGTCGTATAG
- a CDS encoding Ferrous iron transport protein A yields the protein MPLTMARRGEKNQIKRITGKDETRRFLASLGFVEGECVTIVNEIAGNVILNIKDTRVALDKSMANRIMI from the coding sequence ATGCCGCTGACAATGGCCAGACGCGGAGAAAAGAACCAGATCAAAAGAATTACCGGGAAGGACGAGACCCGCCGCTTTCTGGCAAGCCTTGGCTTTGTAGAAGGGGAATGCGTCACGATCGTGAATGAAATTGCCGGAAACGTGATTCTGAATATCAAAGACACCCGGGTTGCCCTTGACAAATCAATGGCGAACCGGATCATGATATGA
- a CDS encoding DtxR family transcriptional regulator — translation MKIQKSAEDYLETILVLKNRTGAVRSIDIANEMNFSRPSVSHAMKQFRENGYIAIDEGGYIELTGSGREIAERIYERHTLLSECLIALGVEEKTAKEDACRLEHAISEESFGKIREYWNRKKAEAAGQEARK, via the coding sequence TTGAAAATTCAGAAATCCGCGGAGGACTATCTGGAAACAATTCTGGTGCTCAAAAACCGGACCGGCGCGGTCCGGTCCATCGACATCGCCAATGAGATGAACTTTTCAAGGCCGAGCGTCAGCCACGCGATGAAACAGTTTCGCGAAAACGGATATATCGCCATAGACGAAGGCGGCTATATCGAATTGACCGGAAGCGGCAGGGAGATCGCGGAGCGCATTTACGAGCGGCACACCCTGCTGTCCGAATGCCTGATCGCGCTCGGCGTGGAGGAAAAGACCGCCAAAGAGGATGCCTGCCGGCTGGAGCATGCCATCAGCGAGGAAAGCTTCGGGAAGATCCGCGAATACTGGAACCGGAAGAAGGCCGAAGCCGCCGGGCAGGAAGCCCGCAAATAA